The following are encoded together in the Scytonema millei VB511283 genome:
- a CDS encoding RibD family protein, whose product MARYRSRPHTTVILAMSADGKIADARRSPARFSSQRDRFHLEQQIAAADATLFGAGTLRAYGTTLSVTSAKLLHQRLQNQQRSQPIQILASASASLDPQWRFFRQPVPRWLIASAAGAKFWQGRSEFERVIVGEQGAGGAGEEKGATTNYRLPTPDSRLPTINWRFALEQLFSLGIKRLAVLGGGELVAAMLAVDLIDEMWLTVCPLLLGGTNAPSPVAGMGFPENLAPRLELLSAQVEAQEVFLHYRLQRSP is encoded by the coding sequence GTGGCTCGATATCGAAGTCGTCCCCATACAACAGTTATCTTGGCAATGAGTGCCGATGGTAAGATTGCCGATGCGAGGCGATCGCCTGCCCGTTTTTCCTCCCAGCGCGATCGATTCCATCTCGAACAACAAATAGCTGCTGCCGATGCCACACTATTTGGGGCTGGTACGCTTCGCGCTTACGGCACAACCTTAAGCGTAACTAGTGCTAAATTACTGCATCAAAGACTACAAAATCAGCAAAGATCGCAACCAATTCAGATTCTTGCTTCTGCTAGTGCCAGCCTCGATCCTCAGTGGCGATTTTTTCGCCAACCCGTACCTCGTTGGTTGATCGCATCTGCGGCTGGGGCGAAGTTTTGGCAGGGGCGATCGGAATTTGAGCGGGTGATTGTGGGGGAGCAGGGAGCTGGGGGAGCTGGGGAAGAGAAGGGAGCAACTACCAATTACCGACTCCCGACTCCCGACTCCCGACTCCCGACAATCAACTGGAGATTTGCTTTAGAGCAGTTATTCTCTTTGGGAATCAAACGCTTAGCCGTTCTCGGTGGGGGTGAGTTGGTGGCGGCGATGCTGGCAGTTGATTTAATTGATGAGATGTGGTTGACTGTCTGTCCTCTACTCCTCGGAGGAACAAACGCCCCTAGCCCAGTGGCAGGGATGGGTTTCCCAGAAAATTTAGCGCCGCGACTGGAACTATTATCAGCTCAAGTTGAAGCACAAGAAGTATTTCTCCACTATCGCCTGCAACGATCGCCATAG
- a CDS encoding sensor histidine kinase has translation MAKPSQSSFRRILLARILLLTVPVLLIGEAVTFRKARSSLLETARWNLTESAVNKGENISNAIAALKSNLLLASQTTVIRTGSPAQAREFLQQLASTLPNTQCLQVTEIDTGNLVASTCGNTQIASAKADPAWQRQQNQKISPLIRVQPLVEIDARRSLQLSAALDPQRSLGQLQLVLSAPVYNSSGRLTYSLNVLSALHKRERDRPGLLAGSTVVIDRNGTILAHPIANRIGRNVAQEQDAGQLQHLLKNAIAGRTRQDFIHLSFDRNGPDLLAGYNVIPSPIDRANGYWLILAVTRLDHALYGLQEIKVILVVLTIGLLVATLIAALHIIRDLARPLEKLRDYALNLQSHHAAERVPHNFKVREVEQLAEALEAMLGRLNASAAELETAWQEAQASNQMKSEFLANTSHELRTPLNAIIGCIRLVRDGCCDDRTEELEFLARADEAAIHLLGIINDLLDIARIEAGKLSVVTEALDLRQVLREAIDLQKVQIQQKGLQLIATEWQEPLLVHADAAKLKQVLINVIGNAVKFTDRGSISVKLEITAQPVQDGSTTFWVTVAVEDTGLGIDPAQQHKLFRPFVMVDGTTTRKLGGTGLGLAISRNLIELMGGRIALSSPGIGLGTTVEISLPLVDPLPSPPSMETQLSERSHSTNDNNFDLNEQRALLEDDLRERIIEESKRLDSISSVKSLQVEENINGSGVTCL, from the coding sequence ATGGCTAAGCCCAGTCAATCCTCATTTCGTCGTATCTTACTTGCAAGAATACTGCTGCTGACCGTACCAGTATTGTTGATTGGGGAAGCGGTGACTTTCAGGAAAGCACGTTCTAGCTTGCTAGAAACTGCGCGCTGGAATTTAACTGAAAGTGCGGTGAACAAGGGAGAAAATATCAGCAACGCGATCGCGGCACTGAAATCAAATCTGCTGCTGGCAAGTCAAACCACCGTCATCCGAACTGGTTCGCCGGCACAGGCTCGGGAGTTTCTCCAACAGTTAGCGTCAACGCTGCCAAATACTCAGTGCTTGCAGGTGACTGAGATCGACACGGGTAATTTGGTAGCCAGTACTTGTGGTAATACTCAAATTGCTTCTGCTAAAGCCGATCCTGCTTGGCAACGGCAGCAAAATCAAAAAATCTCACCTTTGATTCGCGTCCAGCCACTAGTCGAAATTGACGCGCGGCGATCGCTACAGCTATCGGCAGCACTAGACCCTCAACGCTCTCTGGGACAACTACAATTAGTTTTATCGGCTCCCGTATACAACAGTAGCGGGCGATTAACCTACAGCCTCAACGTATTATCGGCACTGCACAAAAGAGAACGCGATCGACCGGGATTGCTGGCTGGCTCCACCGTCGTGATCGATCGCAACGGCACGATCTTAGCCCACCCAATTGCTAACCGCATTGGACGCAACGTCGCGCAAGAGCAAGATGCAGGACAACTACAACATCTGCTCAAAAATGCGATCGCCGGACGCACGCGCCAAGATTTTATCCACTTGTCGTTCGATCGAAACGGTCCCGACCTGCTAGCTGGCTATAACGTCATTCCCAGTCCGATCGATCGAGCCAACGGATACTGGCTGATTTTAGCCGTTACCCGTCTGGATCATGCCCTCTACGGACTGCAAGAAATTAAAGTTATCCTTGTCGTACTGACCATCGGCTTGTTAGTAGCGACCTTAATCGCCGCACTACATATCATCCGCGATTTAGCAAGACCTTTAGAAAAACTACGGGACTACGCCCTCAACCTACAAAGCCACCACGCTGCCGAGCGAGTCCCGCACAATTTCAAAGTACGCGAGGTAGAACAGCTAGCAGAAGCCTTGGAAGCAATGCTAGGACGGCTAAATGCTTCGGCAGCAGAATTAGAAACCGCTTGGCAAGAAGCCCAGGCTTCCAACCAGATGAAAAGTGAATTCTTAGCCAATACCTCCCACGAGTTACGCACCCCTCTCAATGCCATCATCGGATGTATTCGCCTCGTCCGCGATGGCTGCTGCGACGATCGCACTGAAGAACTAGAGTTTTTGGCACGGGCTGATGAGGCAGCTATTCACTTATTAGGCATTATTAACGATTTGCTCGACATTGCCAGAATTGAAGCTGGTAAACTCTCAGTCGTTACAGAAGCGCTGGATTTACGGCAAGTCTTGCGAGAAGCGATCGACCTGCAAAAGGTACAAATTCAGCAAAAAGGGCTGCAATTGATCGCTACAGAGTGGCAAGAACCGCTGCTAGTTCATGCTGATGCTGCCAAACTTAAGCAAGTGCTGATCAATGTCATCGGTAACGCTGTCAAGTTCACCGATCGCGGCAGCATCAGTGTCAAACTAGAAATTACTGCCCAACCCGTACAAGATGGTAGTACTACATTTTGGGTCACTGTGGCTGTAGAGGATACGGGACTGGGAATCGACCCGGCTCAACAACACAAGCTCTTTCGCCCCTTTGTCATGGTCGATGGCACGACTACTCGCAAGCTAGGCGGGACTGGCTTAGGGTTGGCAATTTCCCGCAATTTAATTGAATTAATGGGGGGTCGCATTGCCCTCAGTAGCCCTGGTATCGGTCTAGGGACTACTGTAGAAATTAGCTTACCATTAGTCGATCCTTTACCGTCTCCTCCCAGCATGGAGACGCAGCTATCAGAGCGATCGCACTCCACCAACGACAACAATTTTGATTTAAACGAACAGAGAGCTTTACTGGAGGATGACTTGAGAGAGAGAATTATAGAAGAATCCAAAAGACTAGACTCCATTAGCTCCGTCAAAAGTCTACAAGTTGAGGAAAACATTAATGGTAGTGGGGTGACTTGTCTTTGA
- a CDS encoding response regulator has product MLFVPIEILLVEDNSGDVQLTKLALEESKMSVNLHVVEDGVEALAFLRKEGKYANAKHPDIILLDLNLPKKDGREVLAEIKADPNLKRIPAIVLTASQAEADILNAYNLNANCYITKPVDFDRFVKIVQSIENFWFTIVRLP; this is encoded by the coding sequence GTGCTGTTTGTACCAATTGAGATTTTGTTGGTAGAGGATAACTCTGGTGACGTGCAGTTAACTAAATTGGCTTTAGAAGAAAGCAAAATGTCTGTAAACTTGCATGTAGTTGAGGACGGTGTAGAAGCATTAGCATTCTTGCGAAAAGAGGGAAAGTATGCTAATGCAAAACATCCAGATATCATCTTGCTCGATCTCAATCTACCTAAGAAGGATGGGCGAGAAGTGCTAGCAGAGATTAAAGCAGACCCAAACCTCAAGCGCATTCCTGCGATCGTGCTGACAGCTTCTCAAGCTGAGGCAGACATACTCAACGCTTACAATCTCAACGCTAATTGCTACATTACTAAGCCAGTTGACTTTGACCGCTTTGTCAAAATCGTGCAGTCGATTGAAAACTTTTGGTTCACCATCGTGAGGCTGCCGTAA
- a CDS encoding adenosine deaminase encodes MALYAELHRHLGGSVVPRVLWRYFQRHADDKIERFADYAAFEDFYTRPRNTLDEYLELHTLVESVQTIETLPYFVYRLIRGAYIFENLAYLEIRYTPYLRTSEHLTQSQRIEQMAEIVDVVGKASQLSEYPIVTSQILCMHSRLPYEVNRAIVDLAAQKREYVCAVDVAGGDGHYAERLEEFVQLYAYARSLGLNTTGHLYETPAGCYPELLPYLMRIGHGIQIPLLHPELLPELASRQQCLEVCPTTYLKTGTLQDMRQLKLVFDRCLDAGVDIAICTDNAGLHNVRLPFEYENLLTLDIIDFDQLQACQDAAFRHAFAWPYGDRPASLLNGLLKPSLPTEVLAMQD; translated from the coding sequence GTGGCTCTATACGCTGAATTGCACCGCCACTTGGGGGGTTCGGTCGTGCCTCGCGTTCTCTGGCGCTACTTCCAGCGTCACGCTGACGACAAAATCGAGCGGTTTGCTGACTATGCTGCGTTTGAAGATTTCTATACCCGTCCCCGCAACACGTTGGACGAGTATTTAGAATTGCACACTTTAGTTGAGAGCGTGCAAACGATTGAGACTTTGCCTTACTTTGTCTATCGCTTGATTCGTGGGGCGTATATTTTTGAAAATTTGGCGTACTTAGAAATTCGCTACACGCCATATTTACGCACGTCAGAGCATTTAACTCAATCCCAACGGATCGAACAGATGGCGGAGATTGTTGACGTGGTAGGTAAAGCAAGCCAACTTTCCGAATATCCGATTGTCACTAGCCAAATTTTGTGTATGCATTCGCGGCTACCTTATGAGGTAAATCGGGCAATTGTGGACTTGGCTGCCCAAAAACGAGAGTATGTTTGTGCTGTGGATGTCGCTGGTGGAGACGGACATTATGCAGAACGCCTAGAAGAGTTCGTGCAATTGTATGCCTACGCGCGATCGCTTGGTTTAAATACTACGGGACACTTATATGAAACTCCCGCAGGTTGTTATCCCGAATTGTTACCCTATCTAATGCGGATCGGTCACGGTATCCAAATTCCCCTGCTACATCCCGAACTGTTACCAGAATTAGCCAGCAGACAGCAATGTTTAGAGGTTTGCCCTACCACTTATTTAAAGACGGGAACCTTACAGGACATGCGCCAGTTGAAGTTGGTATTCGACCGTTGTTTGGACGCTGGGGTAGATATTGCCATCTGCACGGATAATGCTGGATTGCATAACGTCCGGTTGCCATTTGAGTATGAAAATCTGCTGACGTTGGATATTATTGACTTTGACCAATTGCAAGCTTGTCAAGATGCAGCCTTCCGCCATGCCTTTGCTTGGCCCTATGGCGATCGCCCAGCATCTTTACTCAATGGTTTACTCAAGCCATCGTTACCAACTGAGGTGCTGGCAATGCAGGATTAA
- a CDS encoding SMP-30/gluconolactonase/LRE family protein codes for MTINNQDTGIANILAANTELIQLADGMLFDEGPVWDKQHQQLIFSDTGANEHKSWSETQGLQTYRKPSYQPNGNVLDSAGNLYTCEHETRAISITDKDDRRTILCDRFQNRQFNSPNDLEIKSDGTIWFTDPPYGLGDRTKEIDFNGVFRYEPNTKELTVVIQDLSMPNGIAFSPDETKLYVGNSAAGDRYIWAFTVNSDGTLSGGEKLCQIDNNDWGADGVDVDANGNIYAGCGDGVHIFSPTGLLLGKILTPSAISNFAFGEEDGKTLFMTSEHALYQIELLVAGAVRRW; via the coding sequence ATGACAATCAACAATCAAGATACTGGAATTGCAAACATATTAGCAGCCAATACCGAACTGATACAACTTGCTGATGGAATGCTGTTTGATGAAGGACCAGTTTGGGACAAGCAGCATCAACAACTCATTTTTAGCGATACTGGGGCAAACGAACATAAATCTTGGAGTGAAACTCAAGGATTGCAAACTTACCGCAAACCCAGTTATCAGCCAAATGGTAATGTGCTTGATTCTGCGGGTAATCTTTATACTTGCGAACACGAAACGCGGGCAATAAGTATTACAGATAAAGACGATCGCCGGACAATTTTATGCGATCGCTTTCAAAATCGGCAGTTCAATTCACCGAATGATTTGGAAATTAAATCGGATGGGACGATCTGGTTTACCGATCCACCTTATGGTTTGGGCGATCGAACTAAAGAGATAGACTTTAATGGTGTGTTTCGCTACGAGCCAAATACTAAAGAATTAACAGTAGTTATTCAAGATTTGAGTATGCCGAATGGCATTGCTTTTTCTCCAGATGAAACCAAGCTATATGTAGGGAACTCAGCAGCAGGCGATCGCTATATTTGGGCTTTTACAGTTAACTCCGATGGTACTCTGTCTGGGGGAGAAAAGCTTTGTCAAATTGATAACAATGATTGGGGAGCTGATGGTGTTGATGTAGATGCCAATGGCAATATTTATGCCGGTTGCGGCGATGGCGTACATATTTTTTCTCCTACAGGTCTATTACTCGGTAAAATTTTAACCCCAAGCGCGATTTCTAATTTCGCCTTTGGTGAGGAAGATGGTAAAACTTTATTTATGACGAGCGAACACGCCTTGTATCAAATTGAATTATTAGTTGCAGGTGCAGTGCGGCGATGGTGA
- a CDS encoding GNAT family N-acetyltransferase, translating to MKIFLETPRLVLRQFTPDDAQNLLDLDSDIEVIRYVDLGIIKGGEPLEKSYEDYQNNVLPKWLQYYQQYPGYGFWAAIEKSSQEFIGWFHLRPALDRPFNVDSGVFHADEIDLGYRLRRVSWGKGYATEGSRALVSKGFNELGTQCIVSSALADNRASSRVMEKAGLKFELKYVHPEIDREVVKYSLRNPHKKW from the coding sequence ATGAAAATTTTCTTGGAAACTCCTAGACTAGTTCTCCGCCAATTTACGCCAGATGATGCCCAAAACTTATTAGATTTAGATAGCGACATTGAAGTTATTCGCTATGTAGATTTAGGTATCATTAAAGGGGGTGAACCTCTAGAGAAAAGTTACGAAGACTATCAAAATAATGTTCTACCCAAATGGCTGCAATATTATCAACAATACCCAGGTTATGGATTTTGGGCAGCAATTGAAAAATCTAGTCAAGAATTCATCGGTTGGTTTCATTTACGACCAGCGTTAGACCGTCCATTTAATGTCGATTCAGGAGTATTTCATGCTGATGAAATCGACTTAGGTTATCGTTTGCGTCGAGTTTCTTGGGGTAAAGGTTACGCAACTGAAGGGTCTCGCGCCCTTGTCTCAAAAGGCTTTAATGAATTAGGGACTCAGTGCATCGTATCTTCTGCATTAGCAGATAACAGAGCTTCTAGTCGCGTGATGGAAAAAGCAGGATTAAAGTTTGAATTGAAGTACGTTCACCCAGAGATCGATCGCGAAGTGGTGAAGTATAGTTTGAGAAATCCTCATAAAAAGTGGTAG
- a CDS encoding SAM-dependent methyltransferase gives MRRQRLFLLPIACIGIVGLGITGYSLTTQTNAHTQTIAQDTQAPLREPDVVYVPTPQETVDEMLKVAKVTKNDTLYDLGSGDGRIPITAVQKYQVKKAVGIDINPERIKEAKENAKKAGVTDRVTFLNQDLFKSDFSDATVVTLYLLPELNVKLRPQLFKQLKPGTRIVSHAFDMGDWKPEKTLQTPGGSTIYYWVIPKEIPKNLGDG, from the coding sequence ATGCGCCGACAACGCTTGTTCCTACTACCGATCGCCTGCATTGGTATAGTTGGCTTAGGAATAACTGGTTACAGTCTCACTACCCAGACTAACGCTCACACTCAAACAATTGCTCAAGATACGCAAGCACCACTCCGCGAACCAGATGTCGTCTACGTACCTACACCCCAAGAGACGGTAGACGAAATGCTCAAAGTTGCTAAGGTGACTAAAAATGATACGCTCTACGACCTTGGTAGTGGCGACGGACGCATCCCAATTACTGCTGTACAAAAATATCAAGTGAAAAAGGCAGTTGGGATAGACATCAACCCAGAACGGATTAAAGAAGCAAAGGAAAACGCGAAAAAGGCAGGCGTAACAGACCGCGTGACGTTTCTCAATCAAGACCTGTTTAAAAGCGACTTCAGCGATGCAACTGTCGTGACGCTTTATTTGTTACCCGAACTTAATGTTAAGCTGAGACCGCAGCTATTCAAACAGCTCAAACCTGGCACTCGTATTGTGTCTCATGCGTTTGATATGGGCGATTGGAAACCAGAAAAAACCTTGCAGACTCCTGGTGGTTCTACAATTTATTACTGGGTAATTCCTAAAGAGATTCCTAAGAATTTAGGTGACGGTTAG
- a CDS encoding class I SAM-dependent methyltransferase: MQKRSLGLDDRLYDYFLSVSLREPEVLYQLRQETANHPAAMMQIAPEQGQFMALLVQLLGAKKTLEIGVFTGYSSLSVALALPAHGKIVACDVSKEYTNIARRYWQQAGVANKIDLHLAPAIETLDRLLASGQSESFDFAFIDADKENYDCYYERSLQLVRPGGLIAIDNVLWGGDVANFQVQNRSTQAIRALNEKLHHDERVALSVVPIADGLTLALKR; this comes from the coding sequence ATGCAAAAAAGATCCCTTGGTTTAGACGATCGCCTCTACGATTACTTTCTATCTGTTTCTCTACGGGAACCAGAAGTTTTATATCAGTTGCGGCAAGAAACAGCTAATCATCCCGCAGCAATGATGCAAATTGCTCCCGAACAAGGTCAGTTTATGGCTTTACTAGTTCAATTGTTAGGAGCAAAAAAAACTTTAGAAATAGGAGTATTTACGGGTTATAGTTCTTTGTCTGTGGCTCTAGCGCTACCTGCTCATGGTAAGATAGTTGCTTGCGATGTGAGTAAAGAATACACAAATATAGCACGGCGTTATTGGCAGCAGGCTGGAGTTGCTAACAAAATAGATTTGCACTTAGCGCCAGCAATAGAGACACTAGATCGATTATTGGCATCGGGACAATCAGAATCTTTTGATTTTGCTTTTATCGATGCAGATAAAGAAAATTATGACTGCTATTACGAGCGATCGCTTCAATTAGTTCGTCCTGGTGGATTAATTGCAATTGATAACGTTCTCTGGGGTGGAGATGTGGCTAATTTTCAAGTTCAAAATCGAAGTACTCAGGCAATTCGAGCGCTCAATGAGAAATTACATCATGATGAAAGGGTAGCCTTAAGTGTAGTACCAATTGCTGATGGATTGACTTTAGCATTAAAGCGATAG
- a CDS encoding transposase, giving the protein MSKAYPSNLTLAQYEFLSDMIPEPKLGGRPRTVNMWEIFNAIF; this is encoded by the coding sequence ATGAGTAAAGCTTATCCCAGCAACTTGACTCTTGCCCAATATGAATTTCTGAGTGACATGATTCCAGAGCCTAAACTAGGTGGTCGTCCCCGTACAGTCAATATGTGGGAGATTTTCAACGCAATTTTCTA
- a CDS encoding IS5 family transposase: protein QYEFLSDMIPEPKLGGRPRTVNMWEIFNAIFYVLCEGVQWRALPSDFPAWQTVYTYFRNWRIDGTWLKLHDSLREWFRIEQQRHPSPSEAIIDSQSVKSTAMVHEAVGYDAGKQIKGRKRFMSVDTLGLVLRVLVTAASVGEREGGKQVLQKVKQMGKKVSRLTTIWVDGGFDGTSFMMWVMDFCRWIVQVVLRPEQTKGFVLLKKRWVVERTFGWLMGCRRLVRDYELLPQTSETFIYLAMIRIMVRRLA from the coding sequence CCCAATATGAATTTCTGAGTGACATGATTCCAGAGCCTAAACTAGGTGGTCGTCCCCGTACAGTCAATATGTGGGAGATTTTCAACGCAATTTTCTATGTGTTGTGCGAAGGGGTACAATGGCGAGCACTACCGAGTGACTTTCCAGCATGGCAGACTGTATACACTTATTTCCGTAACTGGCGCATTGATGGGACATGGTTGAAGCTTCACGACAGCCTGCGAGAGTGGTTCAGAATCGAGCAGCAGCGTCATCCCAGTCCATCAGAAGCGATTATCGATAGCCAAAGTGTGAAAAGCACCGCGATGGTACATGAAGCGGTGGGCTATGATGCGGGCAAACAAATCAAAGGACGCAAGCGGTTTATGAGTGTCGATACTTTGGGGTTAGTATTGCGGGTATTGGTCACAGCCGCCAGTGTTGGAGAACGAGAGGGAGGTAAACAAGTACTCCAGAAGGTAAAACAGATGGGTAAAAAGGTGTCCCGTTTGACAACCATTTGGGTCGATGGCGGCTTTGACGGTACATCGTTCATGATGTGGGTGATGGACTTCTGCCGTTGGATTGTGCAAGTGGTGCTGCGACCAGAACAAACTAAGGGTTTCGTGTTGCTCAAAAAACGTTGGGTGGTGGAGCGCACTTTCGGCTGGCTAATGGGGTGTCGGCGATTAGTCAGAGACTATGAATTATTGCCCCAAACCTCCGAGACTTTTATCTACCTTGCCATGATCCGTATCATGGTTAGGCGGCTGGCATAA
- a CDS encoding LysR family transcriptional regulator, translated as MLELNNSQIKLSQLRALLAVAEYGNFSEAALRLDLSQSAVSHAIASLEDELGILLFSRGRQGAIPTPVGEQVIEYARQILQLLEEMVAAAKSEKSLQSGTVRVACIRSAATHILPSAIAQFRRRSPGIAIDILEHFDHLDVEQAIREGQADVGFTHLPTSAEFEAWEILRDEYVALLPPSAHLKQNQCTWEELFAYPLIVPSTNNACFTTLRNHLLSAGIRIDNQVAYQVNEDSTSVSMVLQGLGATIMPRLAAEPIPSALRVCSLPVPLERVIGVAVLANTLLTPAVFSFLDVLRGVASPPVKCA; from the coding sequence ATGCTTGAGCTTAACAATAGTCAGATCAAACTCTCCCAACTGCGAGCATTATTGGCAGTAGCCGAATATGGTAATTTTAGTGAAGCCGCTTTACGCTTGGACTTGTCTCAATCAGCAGTCAGCCACGCGATCGCATCATTAGAAGATGAATTAGGAATCTTATTATTCTCTCGCGGTCGGCAAGGCGCAATTCCCACCCCCGTAGGGGAACAGGTAATTGAATACGCTCGGCAAATCTTGCAGCTGTTGGAAGAGATGGTTGCCGCAGCAAAGTCAGAAAAAAGCTTGCAGAGTGGCACTGTCAGAGTTGCTTGTATACGGAGTGCAGCCACCCATATCTTACCGTCTGCGATCGCCCAGTTTCGCCGCCGCAGCCCAGGAATTGCGATCGACATCTTAGAACATTTCGACCACTTAGATGTAGAGCAAGCTATACGCGAAGGTCAGGCTGACGTTGGTTTTACCCACCTTCCCACCAGTGCAGAATTTGAGGCTTGGGAAATTTTGCGGGATGAATATGTCGCTCTACTACCACCGTCTGCTCATCTTAAGCAAAATCAGTGTACGTGGGAAGAACTATTTGCTTATCCATTAATTGTTCCTAGTACCAATAATGCGTGTTTTACCACGCTCCGCAACCACCTACTGAGCGCAGGTATTCGGATCGATAATCAGGTTGCTTACCAAGTTAACGAAGACTCTACATCTGTCAGTATGGTATTACAAGGTCTAGGCGCAACAATTATGCCACGGCTAGCAGCAGAACCAATCCCGTCAGCCTTACGGGTGTGTAGCTTACCAGTCCCCTTAGAAAGAGTCATTGGGGTCGCTGTATTAGCAAATACGCTGCTAACTCCAGCCGTGTTTTCCTTTTTAGACGTGCTACGCGGTGTCGCATCTCCTCCGGTGAAATGTGCGTAA
- a CDS encoding glutamate-cysteine ligase family protein, translating into MTEAIRRLGFEQEFFLVDKTGAIAHRADEFLSRCQAIATEKGSNPDCFAPEWVKHIVEINTNPVTSVTQLAQEYLSNLQIAIQAGQELDLRLYPLSTYPLHVMPIIRNKLWYHVQLRTVGYDRFLHAGRCTGTHIHLEVSPGAIDPRIGISYDATPAAQAEILNLFNLATALDAALIALSRACPFYEGRGMNVSAHTVHYRGRDIFGWEGVYTHLQAVGGLQPYVHNVEELVELQFSRYHAWLSAMDRAGVERHLFFEAGGSLLKTAWNRVRLNKIGTIELRGTDSNYPDRILAIATLVSNAGARVRRENLTVRPKAGVKTFQLNGDRLDVPEFEYLDNDLLYAAVTEGVKNREVKDYLDSIFEFATQDGEGITFLTKMRSDLGEYETTEAELLQEFQTSTGEISLDEGLRLVRQSCDKLEQQVFSIIGH; encoded by the coding sequence ATGACAGAAGCAATACGGCGACTCGGATTTGAACAAGAGTTTTTCCTCGTCGATAAAACTGGGGCAATTGCTCATCGTGCCGATGAGTTTTTATCGCGCTGTCAGGCGATCGCAACTGAAAAAGGCAGCAATCCAGATTGTTTTGCACCGGAATGGGTTAAGCATATTGTTGAAATTAATACAAATCCTGTCACTTCGGTAACTCAACTCGCTCAAGAGTATTTAAGTAACCTGCAAATAGCAATTCAGGCGGGGCAAGAATTGGATTTGAGACTCTATCCCTTGTCTACTTATCCCTTGCATGTCATGCCGATAATTCGTAATAAGCTATGGTATCACGTTCAACTGCGTACCGTGGGTTACGATCGCTTCTTACACGCAGGTAGGTGTACGGGTACGCACATACATTTAGAAGTCTCGCCAGGGGCGATCGATCCGCGTATAGGGATATCTTACGACGCTACGCCAGCAGCCCAAGCGGAAATCCTGAATCTCTTCAATCTAGCTACAGCTTTAGACGCTGCACTCATCGCACTTTCCCGCGCTTGTCCGTTTTACGAAGGACGGGGAATGAATGTGTCAGCGCATACCGTACATTACCGAGGACGAGATATTTTCGGCTGGGAAGGAGTTTACACCCATCTCCAAGCAGTGGGAGGACTTCAGCCTTACGTTCACAATGTGGAAGAATTAGTCGAGTTACAGTTTTCACGCTACCATGCTTGGTTATCAGCAATGGATCGCGCTGGGGTAGAACGCCACCTGTTTTTTGAGGCGGGAGGTAGCTTGTTAAAAACAGCATGGAACCGCGTCCGGCTTAACAAGATTGGGACGATCGAATTGCGCGGTACGGATAGTAACTATCCCGATCGCATATTGGCGATCGCAACTTTAGTGAGTAATGCTGGTGCGAGAGTCAGACGCGAGAATTTAACCGTCAGACCGAAAGCAGGAGTCAAGACTTTTCAATTAAATGGCGATCGGTTAGACGTACCAGAATTTGAATATTTAGATAACGACTTGCTTTATGCAGCCGTAACCGAAGGAGTGAAAAATCGGGAGGTTAAGGATTATCTCGACTCCATATTTGAATTTGCGACTCAAGACGGTGAAGGAATAACTTTTTTGACGAAGATGCGCTCCGATCTCGGTGAATATGAAACTACAGAAGCGGAACTTCTGCAAGAATTCCAAACCTCCACAGGCGAAATTTCTCTAGATGAAGGACTGAGACTCGTACGCCAGTCGTGCGATAAGTTAGAGCAACAAGTTTTTAGTATTATCGGTCATTAG